The following proteins are co-located in the Aeromicrobium phoceense genome:
- the rpsP gene encoding 30S ribosomal protein S16 produces MAVKIRLKRMGKIRTPFYRIVVADSRTKRDGRVIEEIGTYNPKTDPSTINVDSDRAQYWLGVGAQPTEAVAAILKLTGDIGGESTLKQPEPKADKAELFNAALKDLHAEPKKSATTKAKKSEEPKAEETPAEEPKAEEPKAEESPAEDTKADEA; encoded by the coding sequence GTGGCAGTCAAGATTCGCCTCAAGCGGATGGGCAAGATCCGCACGCCGTTCTACCGCATCGTCGTTGCCGACAGCCGCACCAAGCGTGACGGCCGCGTCATCGAGGAGATCGGCACGTACAACCCCAAGACCGATCCGTCGACCATCAACGTCGACTCCGATCGCGCCCAGTACTGGCTCGGCGTCGGCGCGCAGCCGACCGAGGCCGTCGCGGCGATCCTCAAGCTCACCGGTGACATCGGTGGCGAGTCGACCCTCAAGCAGCCCGAGCCCAAGGCCGACAAGGCCGAGCTCTTCAACGCCGCGCTGAAGGACCTGCACGCCGAGCCCAAGAAGTCGGCCACCACCAAGGCCAAGAAGTCCGAGGAGCCCAAGGCCGAGGAGACCCCGGCCGAGGAGCCCAAGGCTGAGGAGCCCAAGGCCGAGGAGTCCCCGGCCGAGGACACGAAGGCCGAC